A single window of Bradyrhizobium daqingense DNA harbors:
- the prmB gene encoding 50S ribosomal protein L3 N(5)-glutamine methyltransferase, protein MAKASKKTARGRAAPKPAKVGPGELLTLLDFVRYGVSRFVEAELAFAHGTTDPVAEAAFLVSEALHLNPEQFETFAGARVTVAEGKSILDLIHQRVTTRKPAAYLVNKIYMRGLPFYVDERVIVPRSFIGELMDSHFGGEEGAGALIDDPTGVERVLDLCTGSGCLAILAAHHFPNAAVDAVDISKGAIEVATRNVGDYGLEHRISLYRGDLFAPLGDNRYDLIITNPPYVDAEGMAALPPECRAEPKLAFDGGADGLDVVRRILREAPDHLTPGGGLICEIGRGRDLVDEAFPELPLLWLDTEDSEGEVFWIAAADLG, encoded by the coding sequence ATGGCCAAAGCATCGAAAAAGACCGCGCGCGGGCGCGCGGCGCCAAAACCTGCCAAGGTCGGTCCGGGCGAGCTCCTCACGCTGCTCGATTTCGTCCGCTATGGGGTGAGCCGCTTCGTCGAAGCTGAGCTCGCCTTTGCCCATGGTACGACCGATCCGGTCGCCGAAGCTGCCTTCCTGGTGAGCGAGGCGCTGCATCTCAATCCCGAGCAGTTCGAGACTTTTGCCGGCGCGCGCGTTACGGTCGCCGAAGGCAAGTCCATTCTCGATCTCATCCATCAGCGCGTCACCACACGCAAACCGGCCGCCTATCTCGTCAACAAGATCTACATGCGCGGCCTGCCCTTCTATGTCGACGAGCGCGTCATCGTTCCGCGCTCCTTCATCGGCGAGCTCATGGACTCGCATTTCGGCGGTGAAGAAGGCGCCGGCGCGCTGATCGACGATCCCACGGGGGTCGAGCGCGTGCTCGATCTCTGCACGGGATCGGGATGCCTCGCCATTCTCGCCGCGCATCATTTCCCGAACGCCGCCGTCGATGCCGTCGACATCTCCAAGGGCGCGATCGAGGTCGCTACGCGAAATGTCGGCGACTACGGGCTCGAGCACCGGATCAGCCTGTACCGCGGCGACCTGTTCGCGCCGCTCGGCGACAACAGGTATGACCTGATCATCACCAATCCGCCCTACGTCGATGCCGAAGGCATGGCGGCGCTGCCGCCCGAATGCCGGGCCGAGCCTAAGCTCGCCTTCGACGGTGGCGCCGACGGCCTTGACGTGGTGCGCCGGATCCTGCGCGAGGCGCCCGATCACCTCACGCCCGGTGGCGGGCTGATCTGCGAGATCGGCCGCGGCCGTGACCTGGTCGACGAGGCCTTCCCGGAACTGCCGCTGCTCTGGCTGGACACGGAGGACTCCGAGGGCGAGGTGTTCTGGATCGCAGCCGCCGATCTCGGCTGA
- a CDS encoding phage holin family protein: MLAPSGELLRAGMALKLNHLKRAAQSYMRDRTSQATGRATSYAIAAGLFAVAGLFAVATFFVGLMALYRWVAITYGQFWGFGAVAAVLLVLAGICVGVAMAMMKRPTKPIVPLASRMRVAIASPRIPRGTVKQAVKEVATTIPLAPFAPGERAHGRHAGSIRTNRPVQLGLMLAAIGLAGFTAARRRRHGQRLDA, translated from the coding sequence ATGCTCGCGCCATCGGGCGAATTGCTGCGCGCCGGCATGGCGCTCAAGCTCAACCATCTCAAGCGCGCCGCGCAATCCTACATGCGTGACCGCACCAGCCAGGCGACGGGACGGGCGACGTCCTACGCTATAGCGGCAGGCCTGTTCGCCGTGGCCGGACTGTTCGCGGTTGCGACCTTCTTCGTCGGCCTGATGGCGCTGTACCGCTGGGTGGCCATCACCTACGGGCAATTCTGGGGTTTTGGCGCCGTCGCCGCCGTGCTGCTGGTGCTGGCCGGAATCTGCGTTGGCGTCGCCATGGCCATGATGAAGCGGCCTACCAAGCCGATCGTGCCGCTTGCGAGCCGCATGCGCGTAGCGATCGCGAGCCCACGGATTCCGCGCGGAACGGTCAAGCAGGCGGTGAAGGAGGTCGCGACGACGATCCCCCTGGCCCCGTTTGCACCGGGCGAACGCGCCCACGGCAGACACGCCGGATCGATTCGCACCAACCGGCCCGTGCAGCTTGGCCTGATGCTCGCTGCGATTGGCCTTGCGGGGTTCACGGCGGCGCGCCGCAGGCGTCACGGTCAAAGATTGGACGCCTGA
- a CDS encoding YihY/virulence factor BrkB family protein has protein sequence MLVRRSEQIDSWLLVAATAVFVLSAERYFQNSGLVPPGPPQENRKGEANSPETHPAGAAVEPGRGRHAKSPFTIPWAGWKDIFWRTYQRIDEDRLLATAGGVVFFGLLAIFPAVTALVSSYALFADPSTISSNLHTLATMLPEGSFQIVEDQVARVLSNANTTLGITFLFGLLLAIWSANAGVKAIFDALNVAYEEREKRSFIKLNMVSLAFTVGGIVALLLMVGAVVAFPLALNHLGMAPESKLIVALARWPVLFLILLVALAILYRFAPSRDAPRWQWLSLGAVTAAILWIAGSALLSWYLSEFANYNATYGSLGAAIGLMTWMWMSAIVIMFGAELNSEIERQTLRDTTTGQPKPLGTRQAVSADTVGAAAPA, from the coding sequence ATGCTGGTGCGGCGCTCCGAACAGATCGACTCCTGGCTGCTGGTGGCGGCAACAGCCGTCTTCGTGCTGAGCGCGGAGCGCTACTTTCAGAACTCCGGCCTGGTCCCGCCTGGACCTCCTCAAGAAAATCGCAAAGGCGAGGCGAATTCACCGGAAACGCATCCGGCGGGCGCAGCCGTGGAGCCCGGCCGCGGCCGTCACGCGAAGAGTCCGTTCACGATCCCCTGGGCGGGCTGGAAGGATATTTTCTGGCGCACCTATCAGCGCATCGACGAGGATCGCCTGCTGGCGACCGCCGGCGGCGTCGTCTTCTTCGGCCTGCTCGCGATCTTCCCCGCCGTCACCGCGCTCGTCTCGTCCTATGCCCTGTTCGCCGATCCCTCGACGATCAGCTCAAATCTCCACACGCTTGCGACGATGCTGCCCGAGGGATCGTTCCAGATCGTCGAGGACCAGGTCGCGCGCGTGCTGTCGAACGCCAATACCACGCTCGGCATCACCTTCCTGTTCGGCCTTCTGCTGGCCATCTGGAGTGCCAATGCCGGCGTCAAGGCGATCTTCGACGCCCTCAACGTCGCCTATGAGGAGCGCGAGAAGCGCAGCTTCATCAAGCTCAACATGGTGTCGCTGGCCTTCACGGTCGGGGGCATCGTAGCGCTGCTGCTGATGGTAGGGGCCGTGGTCGCCTTCCCGCTCGCGCTCAATCATCTCGGCATGGCGCCCGAAAGCAAGCTGATCGTCGCGCTGGCGCGATGGCCGGTCCTGTTCCTCATCCTGCTCGTGGCGCTTGCAATCCTCTATCGCTTCGCACCCAGTCGCGATGCGCCGCGCTGGCAATGGCTGAGCCTCGGCGCCGTCACGGCCGCCATCCTCTGGATCGCCGGCTCGGCGCTCCTGTCCTGGTATCTCTCGGAATTCGCCAATTACAACGCGACCTATGGCTCGCTCGGCGCGGCGATCGGCCTGATGACCTGGATGTGGATGTCGGCCATCGTGATCATGTTCGGGGCCGAGCTGAACTCGGAGATCGAGCGGCAGACCCTGCGCGACACGACCACCGGGCAGCCGAAGCCGCTCGGCACCCGCCAGGCCGTCTCGGCCGATACGGTCGGCGCCGCCGCGCCGGCCTGA
- a CDS encoding molybdenum cofactor biosynthesis protein MoaE, with protein MTSPATACPVTIRIQEDDFDIAHEIAILTRSRTDIGAVVSFSGICRADEDSAKISALTLEHYPGMAEEEIGRHVSEATARWPLNGVTVIHRVGRFMPGQNIVLVLTASQHRQAAFQAAEFLMDYLKTSAPFWKKEESEAGTGWVEAQTRDDEAAARWTKS; from the coding sequence ATGACCTCCCCTGCCACCGCCTGCCCCGTCACCATCCGCATCCAAGAGGACGATTTCGACATCGCCCACGAGATCGCGATCCTGACCAGGAGCCGGACCGACATCGGCGCAGTCGTGAGCTTCTCCGGCATCTGCCGGGCCGACGAGGACAGCGCAAAAATTTCGGCGCTCACCCTCGAGCATTATCCCGGCATGGCGGAAGAAGAGATCGGGCGCCATGTCAGTGAAGCGACCGCGCGCTGGCCGCTGAACGGCGTCACCGTGATTCACCGCGTCGGCCGCTTCATGCCCGGACAGAACATCGTGCTGGTGCTGACCGCCTCGCAGCATCGCCAGGCCGCGTTCCAGGCCGCCGAGTTCCTGATGGATTACCTCAAGACCAGCGCGCCGTTCTGGAAGAAGGAAGAGAGCGAAGCCGGCACCGGCTGGGTCGAAGCCCAGACGCGCGACGACGAAGCCGCCGCACGCTGGACGAAATCCTGA